The Chthoniobacterales bacterium genome includes a window with the following:
- a CDS encoding ABC transporter permease, which produces MRKFFTLWSREVAVYFRSPAAYVILFFFLLLTGFNFWSVLNAMNRSPAFVSVFEAYFNTVFFWFGFVLPFPLITMRLFSEEYKLGTIEPLMTAPVRDIQVLLAKYLSAVFFYAILWLPSLLYFAVFQWQTGLQAAPSPGCYFGAYAMLLLLGLFYISLGCFTSALTRNQIVAAIMSFAMIVLPFLWSYLSRVFPSVGQVLRDVTDYVSPIQHMAQFSQGLFDTRPVVFYLSLTGMVLFFTYQVFQYRRWKV; this is translated from the coding sequence ATGCGCAAGTTTTTCACCCTCTGGTCCCGTGAGGTCGCCGTGTATTTTCGGTCGCCCGCCGCCTACGTGATCCTGTTTTTCTTCCTCCTGCTCACGGGCTTCAATTTCTGGTCCGTGCTCAACGCGATGAATCGCAGCCCGGCCTTCGTCTCGGTCTTCGAAGCGTATTTCAATACCGTCTTTTTCTGGTTTGGCTTCGTGCTGCCGTTTCCGCTCATCACGATGCGCCTGTTTTCCGAGGAATATAAGCTCGGCACGATCGAGCCGCTGATGACCGCGCCCGTGCGCGACATCCAGGTGCTGCTCGCGAAATATCTCAGCGCCGTCTTCTTCTACGCGATCCTCTGGCTGCCGAGCCTGCTCTATTTCGCCGTCTTCCAATGGCAGACCGGCCTGCAGGCGGCACCGTCGCCCGGGTGCTACTTCGGCGCGTATGCGATGCTGCTGCTGCTCGGGCTTTTCTACATCTCGCTCGGCTGCTTCACCTCCGCCCTCACGCGGAATCAGATCGTCGCCGCGATCATGTCCTTCGCGATGATCGTGCTGCCCTTCCTCTGGAGTTATCTCTCGCGGGTGTTTCCGAGCGTCGGCCAGGTGCTGCGCGATGTGACGGACTACGTCTCGCCGATTCAGCACATGGCGCAATTCTCGCAGGGGCTCTTCGATACGCGCCCGGTGGTGTTTTATCTCAGCCTCACCGGCATGGTGCTTTTCTTCACGTATCAGGTATTTCAATACCGCCGCTGGAAAGTCTGA
- a CDS encoding DUF4340 domain-containing protein, which yields MSRVATILLVLLALGAGLFLLLVEPHWKSTREAEATKDFVLQINPGAITGIRVAAGDDGYELERRDAGWWIGPKPKDVASPKMVGQLLEAAARLRVFDVIKASEFRDAHDLDTYGLENPKSQLDLIGDGAPALYFGKEAASDGRIYVRRADSNDVFVVSDQLQRLAFRNAQDFRDRRLTNLTPDRIDKFSIRRAGGEIALERGGRGWEIVRPLRARADDATVEKLLGDLLGLEILDFVADDSDDLSAYGLGGPRAELVMQVEDEARPIALRIGAEEDRGGVKTVLAQFTARDSIYHLPVKAWDLLPLDPDNLRDRHLLDLNLDTVDAIRLRDGAKERTIARDGDDWKSNGRVVKDKVVERVVKNLSGAKVSRYLPITEENLRTAGLATPSGEIAFDAWLSENTPETTAGRRAVATVHIGARKGDELFVRIDESPEICVIPSKALDGLPGGDPTLEP from the coding sequence ATGAGCAGGGTCGCCACCATTCTGCTCGTGCTGCTTGCGCTCGGGGCGGGGCTGTTTCTGCTGCTCGTCGAGCCGCATTGGAAAAGCACGCGCGAGGCCGAGGCCACGAAGGATTTCGTGCTGCAGATCAATCCCGGAGCCATCACGGGGATTCGCGTTGCCGCCGGGGACGACGGCTACGAACTCGAGCGCCGGGATGCCGGCTGGTGGATTGGCCCGAAGCCGAAGGACGTGGCCTCGCCGAAGATGGTGGGCCAGTTGCTCGAGGCTGCGGCGCGTCTGCGCGTCTTCGACGTGATCAAGGCCTCCGAGTTCAGGGACGCGCACGATCTCGACACCTACGGTCTCGAGAATCCGAAGAGCCAGCTGGACCTCATCGGCGATGGCGCGCCGGCGCTCTATTTCGGCAAGGAAGCGGCGAGCGACGGCCGTATCTACGTGCGCCGGGCCGACTCGAACGACGTCTTTGTCGTGAGCGACCAGTTGCAGCGCCTCGCGTTTCGGAATGCCCAGGATTTTCGCGACCGTCGGCTCACGAATCTCACGCCGGACCGCATCGACAAGTTTTCCATTCGCCGAGCGGGCGGCGAGATCGCGTTGGAGCGAGGCGGCCGGGGCTGGGAGATCGTGCGTCCGCTGCGGGCGCGAGCGGACGATGCGACCGTTGAGAAGCTGCTCGGGGATTTGCTCGGTCTCGAAATTCTCGATTTCGTCGCCGACGATTCCGACGATCTGAGCGCGTATGGCCTGGGCGGGCCGAGGGCCGAACTCGTGATGCAGGTCGAGGACGAGGCGCGGCCGATCGCGCTGCGGATCGGTGCGGAGGAGGACCGCGGGGGCGTGAAGACCGTGCTCGCGCAGTTTACCGCCCGCGACAGCATCTACCATCTTCCCGTGAAAGCGTGGGATTTGCTGCCGCTTGATCCCGATAACCTGCGCGACCGGCATCTGCTCGACCTGAACCTCGATACGGTGGATGCGATTCGCCTGCGCGATGGTGCGAAAGAGCGCACGATCGCGCGCGATGGCGACGACTGGAAGTCGAACGGCCGTGTGGTCAAGGACAAGGTCGTCGAACGCGTCGTGAAGAATCTGAGCGGCGCAAAGGTCAGTCGCTACCTGCCGATCACGGAGGAAAATCTCCGCACGGCCGGCCTGGCCACGCCGTCGGGCGAAATCGCGTTCGATGCGTGGCTGTCGGAGAACACCCCGGAGACCACGGCTGGCCGCCGCGCGGTGGCGACGGTGCATATTGGCGCGCGGAAGGGCGACGAACTCTTCGTGCGCATCGACGAAAGCCCGGAAATCTGCGTGATCCCGTCGAAGGCTCTCGACGGCTTGCCGGGCGGCGATCCGACGCTCGAGCCGTAG
- a CDS encoding TIGR01777 family oxidoreductase codes for MKIGITGARGFIGGHLAKLAREHGHQVVSFSRHPEPLPGFLEARPFSLDTPPDVSGLGALVHLAGESIMGLWTPAKKRRIRESRVQGTRRVVEAIAAARSGPSVFICGSAIGFYGDTGEREVSEGSPSGTGFLADVCQSWEAEARAATIRTVRIRTGFVLGRDGGAMQLVAPAFRLCLGGNLGDGRQWMSCVHVDDVAGLILHAIESESIEGPLNAVLPDPVRNADFTRAVARAVHRPAIIPAPAFALKIGLGELSHLLLDSQRVVPTATLASGYRFRHPTLESAVAAAVRS; via the coding sequence ATGAAAATCGGCATCACCGGCGCCCGGGGATTCATCGGCGGCCATCTCGCGAAGCTCGCCCGCGAACACGGCCATCAGGTCGTCTCGTTCTCGCGGCATCCCGAGCCGCTTCCCGGATTTCTCGAGGCTCGCCCATTCTCCCTCGACACGCCTCCGGATGTCTCCGGTCTCGGCGCCCTCGTTCACCTCGCCGGTGAAAGCATCATGGGCCTGTGGACTCCCGCCAAGAAGCGCCGCATCCGCGAGAGTCGCGTGCAGGGCACCCGCCGCGTCGTGGAAGCCATCGCCGCCGCGCGCTCCGGCCCCTCGGTCTTCATCTGCGGGTCCGCCATCGGCTTTTACGGCGACACCGGCGAGCGGGAAGTCTCCGAGGGCAGCCCGTCCGGCACCGGCTTCCTCGCCGATGTCTGTCAGTCCTGGGAAGCCGAAGCCCGCGCCGCCACGATCCGCACCGTGCGTATTCGCACCGGTTTCGTCCTCGGCCGCGACGGCGGCGCGATGCAACTCGTCGCCCCGGCATTTCGCCTCTGCCTCGGCGGCAACCTCGGCGACGGGCGCCAGTGGATGTCGTGCGTGCATGTCGACGACGTCGCCGGCCTCATCCTCCACGCGATCGAGAGCGAGTCCATCGAAGGCCCACTCAACGCCGTGCTGCCCGATCCGGTGCGAAATGCCGATTTCACGCGCGCCGTTGCCCGCGCCGTCCATCGCCCTGCCATCATTCCGGCGCCCGCATTTGCCCTGAAAATCGGCCTCGGCGAGCTATCCCACCTCCTGCTCGACAGCCAGCGCGTCGTGCCGACGGCCACGCTCGCATCCGGATACCGCTTCCGCCACCCGACCCTGGAGTCCGCCGTCGCCGCAGCCGTCCGCAGCTAG
- a CDS encoding Gldg family protein: MAKSKKSAKASFSRTGIGFGVVIQAICVVFLVIVANNIGFNYFQRWDFSRSQRFSLAEQTKQVLRQFDKPATIIVYFSASSLTLESSLAGDLENLLAEVQFSARDNLKIEWVDPTRDVSRARELQTKYKFNDDENRLILDYDGRTKFIPIRELGDFDMSGMAAGEPPRLQAFKGEAVLTAAFIELLNPKQSRIYFLQGHGEVPPADLTRLNDFITRQNAASFGLNLAAADAIPKDADAICIVGAQYDISSRELEILEKYWQDNGRIVVLIRPGTNTPNLRKLLNAACIFPRNDRVLVTVRSVTQPDLLGIEYRVAGIFMPDSPITKRLGGVNAYFVGGTSSLFLDIAAAPRGDIQVRPLILAAEQYWGEVDYLDAEKKGVRYDDGVDTGQPVIIAASAEKGGARDERTDIAASRMVVVGNSAFIEDAALADTATQGNLDFMVSVINRMIEGRSKLTGVAPRAITNYMLSLTEAQLRSIALYVLVLIPAAAALLGIIMGLRRRA; this comes from the coding sequence ATGGCCAAATCGAAAAAATCGGCGAAAGCCAGCTTCTCGCGCACTGGCATCGGCTTCGGCGTCGTCATCCAGGCGATCTGCGTCGTGTTCCTCGTGATCGTCGCGAACAACATTGGCTTCAATTACTTCCAGCGCTGGGATTTCTCCCGTTCGCAGCGGTTTTCCCTCGCCGAGCAGACGAAGCAGGTGCTGCGGCAGTTCGACAAGCCCGCCACAATCATCGTCTATTTCTCGGCGAGCAGCCTCACGCTGGAGTCCTCGCTCGCCGGCGACCTCGAGAATCTTCTCGCCGAGGTCCAGTTCTCGGCCCGCGACAATCTCAAGATCGAATGGGTCGACCCGACGCGCGATGTCTCCCGGGCGCGGGAACTTCAGACAAAATACAAATTCAACGACGACGAGAACCGGCTCATCCTCGACTACGATGGCCGGACGAAATTCATCCCGATCCGGGAGCTCGGCGATTTCGACATGAGCGGCATGGCGGCCGGCGAACCCCCGCGCCTGCAGGCCTTCAAGGGCGAGGCCGTGCTCACCGCCGCGTTCATCGAGCTGCTGAATCCGAAGCAGTCGCGCATTTATTTTCTCCAGGGCCACGGCGAGGTGCCCCCGGCCGATCTCACCCGGCTCAACGATTTCATTACGCGCCAGAACGCGGCGTCGTTCGGCCTGAATCTCGCCGCCGCGGACGCCATTCCGAAGGACGCCGACGCGATCTGCATTGTCGGCGCGCAATACGACATCTCCTCCCGCGAGCTCGAGATCCTCGAGAAATACTGGCAGGACAACGGCCGCATCGTCGTCCTGATTCGTCCCGGCACGAACACGCCGAACCTCCGCAAGTTGCTCAACGCCGCCTGCATCTTCCCGCGCAACGACAGGGTGCTCGTCACCGTGCGTTCGGTCACGCAGCCCGACCTGCTCGGCATCGAATACCGCGTGGCGGGCATCTTCATGCCCGACAGCCCCATTACGAAGCGGCTCGGCGGCGTGAACGCCTATTTCGTCGGAGGAACTTCGTCGCTCTTCCTCGATATCGCCGCCGCGCCGCGGGGGGACATTCAGGTGCGTCCGCTCATCCTCGCCGCCGAGCAATACTGGGGCGAAGTCGATTACCTCGATGCCGAGAAGAAGGGCGTGCGCTACGACGACGGGGTGGACACCGGCCAGCCGGTCATCATTGCCGCCTCCGCCGAAAAAGGCGGCGCACGGGACGAGCGCACCGACATCGCAGCCTCCCGCATGGTCGTCGTCGGCAACAGCGCGTTCATCGAGGATGCCGCGCTTGCCGACACCGCCACCCAGGGCAATCTCGACTTCATGGTGAGCGTGATCAACCGCATGATCGAGGGTCGCTCGAAGCTCACCGGCGTAGCGCCGCGCGCCATCACGAATTACATGCTCAGCCTCACCGAGGCCCAACTGCGCTCCATCGCGCTCTACGTGCTCGTCCTCATTCCCGCGGCCGCCGCGCTGCTGGGCATCATCATGGGACTGCGCCGCCGTGCATGA
- a CDS encoding HAD family hydrolase: MSSPQNIIAIVYDYDQTLSPNYMQEEAIFPHFGINSKSFWEKCGELVQGEGYDNELAYMKVMLDYLGMDRPTNAQLRELGSKLNFYPGLPEMFSEFQSGLLTAEHEAHGITVEHYIISSGIKVLIEGSRLAPFVKAIFGCEFAEDAHGQITFPRRVISHTQKTQYLFRINKGMLDMSQDVNDHMPAELRPVPFQNMVYVGDGPTDVPCFTVMRRNGGQAIAVYNPEDPTRSSFKKCYQLCVHADRVKNIAPSDFRRGSHLRLLLEEMVHEVADRIVQRRRSDIEAGTVRAPKF; this comes from the coding sequence ATGTCCTCTCCGCAAAACATCATCGCAATCGTTTACGATTACGACCAGACCCTCAGTCCGAACTACATGCAGGAGGAGGCGATCTTCCCGCACTTCGGCATCAACTCGAAGAGCTTCTGGGAAAAATGCGGCGAGCTCGTGCAGGGCGAGGGTTACGACAATGAACTCGCCTACATGAAGGTGATGCTCGACTACCTCGGGATGGATCGCCCGACGAATGCGCAGCTGCGCGAGCTCGGATCGAAGCTGAATTTCTATCCCGGCCTGCCCGAGATGTTTTCGGAGTTTCAGAGCGGCCTGCTCACCGCGGAGCACGAGGCGCACGGCATCACGGTCGAGCACTACATCATCTCGTCCGGCATCAAGGTGCTCATCGAAGGCAGCCGGCTCGCGCCGTTCGTGAAGGCCATCTTCGGTTGCGAGTTCGCCGAGGACGCCCACGGCCAGATCACCTTCCCCCGCCGCGTCATCAGCCACACCCAGAAGACGCAATATCTCTTCCGCATCAACAAGGGGATGCTCGACATGTCGCAGGACGTGAACGACCACATGCCGGCCGAGCTGCGGCCCGTGCCGTTCCAGAACATGGTCTACGTCGGCGACGGGCCGACCGACGTGCCCTGCTTCACCGTGATGCGGCGCAATGGCGGCCAGGCCATCGCGGTCTATAATCCCGAGGACCCCACGCGCTCGAGCTTCAAGAAGTGCTACCAGCTCTGCGTCCACGCCGACCGGGTGAAGAACATCGCCCCCTCGGATTTCCGTCGCGGCAGCCACCTGCGCCTCCTGCTCGAAGAGATGGTGCACGAGGTCGCCGACCGCATCGTCCAGCGCCGCCGCTCGGACATCGAGGCTGGCACCGTTCGCGCTCCGAAATTTTAG